The sequence below is a genomic window from Microcebus murinus isolate Inina chromosome 4, M.murinus_Inina_mat1.0, whole genome shotgun sequence.
TaatgaaatgggaaaattttAACTTTGGACCACATAGtataataaagcagaaaaaggTTTAATAATGTAGGCtgaatttataagtaaaaataactagaaaattttGAGAggtatattaaaaggaaaagaacatgatCAAAGCAAGAGATTAAAATCATACTGGATTGACTGGCTTGTTGCTCATTGctacaattttatatttagtattgtgtgtatgtgtgcacatgcttAGATTTTATGAAGGAAGGCACtctcaaatatttaaacaatcaTTAATAGAATGATCAGAACATTTGCTAGATAAGTATattaaaatggaactaccatGTTCAAAGAATATGAAAGCATATTGAAGTAAATCATGcataattttctctattattgAAACATGCTACAATATATTGATAATTCcttgctgaaaactacaaaaaacaaaaaacaaaacgaaaaccAAAAATAACCCACATCTATGTCAGAAAGTTATGTACTCATACCAAATTCCCTAAATTAATGTTCACTTTGTTTGAACAaccttttgctttttaattattttcctatttcccatttcattattttcatgtgCAATTTGGTAAATGTATTGAATAATTactattaattctattttatttataaaaaatacacagcAATAAATTGTAACTCCTTGGAAAGTTGCAGTTTCATGGCTGAAAACATGTATGTGATCTCCAAGCTTagtattcatttttaacttttttttcctttcttctttacagATTAACTATTTCTAATCAGTGGTTTCCCCACATCAACGGAAACAATGCAGCAAAATAACAGTGTGACTGAGTTCATACTGATAGGGTTAACACAGGATCCTGCAAGGCAGAAAATGGtgtttttaatcttcttaattTTCTATGTCGGAACTATGGTGGGGAATATTCTCATTATTGTTACCATCAAATCCAGCCGGACACTAGGAAGCCCCATgtacttctttctgttttatttgtcctTTGCTGATTCCTGCTTTTCAACTTCCACAGCCCCTAGACTAATTGTGGATGCTCTCTCTGCAAAGAAAATTATATCATACAATGAGTGCATGACACAAGTCTTTGCACTACATTTATTTGGCTGCATGGAAATCTTTGTCCTCATCCTCATGGCTGTTGATCGCTATGTGGCTATCTGTAAGCCCTTGCGTTACCCAACCATCATGAGCCGGCGGGTCTGCATCATCCTGATTGTTCTTGCATGGATAGGGTCTTTTATACATTCTACAGCTCAGATTATCCTGGCCTTGAGATTGCCTTTCTGTGGACCCAATTTGATTGATCATTATTGCTGTGATTTGCAGC
It includes:
- the LOC105884142 gene encoding olfactory receptor 4C11, giving the protein MQQNNSVTEFILIGLTQDPARQKMVFLIFLIFYVGTMVGNILIIVTIKSSRTLGSPMYFFLFYLSFADSCFSTSTAPRLIVDALSAKKIISYNECMTQVFALHLFGCMEIFVLILMAVDRYVAICKPLRYPTIMSRRVCIILIVLAWIGSFIHSTAQIILALRLPFCGPNLIDHYCCDLQPLLKLACMDTYLINLLLVSNSGAICSSSFIILMISYIVILHSLRNHSAEGRKKALSTCTSHIIVVILFFGPCIFIYTRPPTTFPMDKMVAVFYTIGTPFLNPLIYTLRNAEVKNAMKKLWHIKIISESKE